The genomic region GCCATTTATGCTTTTTACTCCAGTAGTATTCTTTTGGCGAGATCAAACTTTCCACATAGGTAAAGATGGGGTAATCTATATATTCCGTTTCTCCCTCGATGATAATGTCTCTCATATTATCATTCTTAGGATTGTATACAACAACTTTTCTCACTCTTCTATTAATTATCAATGCTACTTCTCCGATCTCTGTGACAGAAAAGGGCACTGCAAACCCATAAGGTGGATTTATTTCTAAATTCCTTATGAAAAATAAGGATGTCCATGATTCCTTTACTCCATATTCCTTCATGACCAATATCTCAACACCGCCCTTGTCATCATCCAAGCAAGTCATACAAAGACATTCATTTAAAACTCCTAAATCAACTATAGCATTCTCTTCTTGATTAGATTTAGGCTCAGGGACAGGAAACATAATGAACTTTTCAGAGATGGGATCAAAACAAATTACCTGGTTACGAGAATCACTCTTGTGACGTTTATTATTTCCATCATTGAAATCATCTTCGTCATTATAATTTTCACAATAGGATTTTTTGAACCTTACCCTATAGTGAAGTCGTCCCTGCAATGTAATCCCGTCACTCACTAAGTTGACATCGATGTCATAAGGG from Lycium ferocissimum isolate CSIRO_LF1 unplaced genomic scaffold, AGI_CSIRO_Lferr_CH_V1 ctg13504, whole genome shotgun sequence harbors:
- the LOC132042127 gene encoding F-box protein CPR1-like — its product is MINADRHIYLWNPATRLSTKVLELDPRLGDYYTRGGLCFDFSKNVYKAVLILAHVSDHHDADPDYGYRLFIVASLKDKHWRKLEFPYDIDVNLVSDGITLQGRLHYRVRFKKSYCENYNDEDDFNDGNNKRHKSDSRNQVICFDPISEKFIMFPVPEPKSNQEENAIVDLGVLNECLCMTCLDDDKGGVEILVMKEYGVKESWTSLFFIRNLEINPPYGFAVPFSVTEIGEVALIINRR